The following DNA comes from Suncus etruscus isolate mSunEtr1 chromosome 12, mSunEtr1.pri.cur, whole genome shotgun sequence.
ctcgccagcccctggagTCGATCTTATGCCAGAGTGCTTCATGGATAAGGTCTACCTGTtcataggccaaaggttttttctttctatttctcccatattttgctgtgcctacataaacaacaactgccacacacacacacacacacacacacacacacacacacaccttttttagtGTATCCTTGTATCTCCTAGcttaaaaaaagggggtggggcttACTAAACCCTCTTCTAGTGTAATAAAAGCTttactggagatacaataatcttcatgaatatacttgctaatgaagttttctttcttttttccatattattatttattttatgttttagttttttctattttctctctatttttttcctctctcttctcctaaTACACACTTTTTTTTAGTAAGAGGAATACCATGATGTCACTCTAGCCCAGCCCCTGGAAGAAAGAagtattttctctctattctttttgtttgtttgtttttttgggccatacccctttgacactcaggggttacttctggctaagcgctcagaaattgcctctggcttggggggaccatatgggacaccgggggatcaaaccgaggtccttccttggctagtacttgcaaggcagaactttacctctagtgccacctcaccagcccctctctATTCTTTAATACTTTGCTTTctatcatcctgaaacaaatgtattatgatcagttatgacaactatgtgatacattttctttaaataaatttatttaaaaaatctaggtcttggggccggagagatagcatggaggtaaggcatttgcctttcatgcaggaggtcatcggttcgaatcccggtgtcccatatggtcccccgtgcctgccaggagcaatttctgagcgtggagccaggagtaacccctgagcactgccgggtgtgacccaaaaaccacaaaaaaaaaaaaaaccaaaaaactaggTCTCAAAATTAATATTTCCTAAGGATGTGGGTTATgatctttattattaattattaacattttagattaaaaaataaagtaaaatgttggGTTTTTTgaagggggcatacccagtggtgctgaggagtTGGGTACTCTTAGCTccgaactcaggaatcacttgtagtgggctcaaggtaccatatgggatatctgcGATTGAAAAGTgatcatttggggctggagagataacatggaggtaaggcatttgcctttcatgcagaaggatggtggttcgaatctcggcatcccatatggtcccctgaacctgccaggagcaatttctgatcgtagagccaggagaaaccctgagtgctgccgggtgtgactcccaaaaataataaaaaagaaaagtgatcatTTTCTGtaggactttaaaaaaaaatcatagtaatgTACAACAAACTGAATACTTAGAtatacattttacatatttaacaCATGCATATATCCATAAAGCTgatctttttcctcttctcatcAATTATCTACTTTCACTATAGATTACTttgcattttaataattattataggactaggagatagtacagctagtagaaGGGTTGCCTTGAATTCTCCTAACCCAGAGTCTCCCAGCCCTTGCCGGGACTGATCTTTGAttatggagctaggagtaagctgaGGACTGCCAGATCtgacccaaaacttaaaaaacataattttaattatataaaatagaatcaCACAATAAAGTTCTTATTtggcttatttcaatcagcaaaTGATTCTAAAATTCAACTTTCTTGCTGTATCAAAAGTTCATTCCTGCTGATTACCATATTAAGGAACCAACATGTGTTTCTGGCATGATATACTGTAAGAAGCTAACAAAAACTCCTAAATGTTGATGACAATATTCTTAGAAAACCAATGCTTATCAATAAGTTGGGTGATCCCCTTTTAGTGCATAGTACCACTTAGCGGGATCTGAAACAACTTACTCACTTGTCTCAATAGCTTTCTGAAAATGAGACTATGTCATTTGATCTATTTAATTCAGCTTAAATGTGTAAGGACATGTGAATTTTGAGTCAGGTAAATTTCTTAGAAATGCAGTAATGTCCATTTGTTAACATTCTGTCTGtataattacatattacataCATTTGGGTTACAACAAAGTTAAGTGACAGAAACTATATGGTTGTCAAGCTTAAGGTCTAGCTTTCCCTATTGATCATAAAATTCTCTTGAAATTGGTCAGGAAATAACttaaggggctggaatgatagcagagcagtaggtgtttgccttgcacacggctgacctgatggaccggatttgatccccggcatcccatatgatccccccgagcctgccaggagtgatttctgagtgcggaaccaggagtaactcgagtgctgctgggtgtgacccataaaccaaaaataaaaaaattacctgACTAATTAttgggggctgggaagatagctcaaaaggctaaagtgcggggccagagtggtggcacaaggggtagggtgtttgccttgcacgcgataacctaggacagaccacggttcgctccccagagtcccatatggtcccccaagccaggagcaatttctgagcacaaagccaggagtaacacctgagcatcacaagtgtgacccaaaaagtaaaaaaaaaaaaaaatggctaaagTGCGTAATTTGCAGTCAACcagagtttgatacctggcatatAGCCAGccccccaaacccaccaaaaATGCAGAggtcagagtagcccctgaatatcaccaagtgTACCCCTTCTGGTCCCTAGTACCACAAAGCCCAAACACTGAATGGTCAGGCTTATACAGCTGAGCAAAGTATCACTAGAGGAACCCCAACTTTCTGAGCACTGTGTGAGAGCTTCCCAGTAAGTACATAAATAACTTTCATTTATCAGTCTTTGGGTCACATgcggcagtgctcatggtttactccaggctttatgctcaggaatcactcctggtagggttcaggggaccacatgtggtaccagggattgagtccaggtcGGTCTCACTCAGAGCAAATGATCTACCCATTGCACTACTGCTCTAGacccctaaataaatatttttatttgtttgtttttgtttttgttttggggtacacccagcagtgctcaggggttactccaggctctgctctcagaaatcgctcctggcaggcttgggggaccatattggatgccgggattcgaaccaccattggtcctgggtctgcaaggcaaatgccctactgctgtgctgtctctacggcccctaaataaatatttttaagatagaaTTTATAGTGATGTTTTGATTTACTGATTGACAAAAATCATTgttaaaaacaaagtttaaagGACAAAGAGACTGTATGGgattaagatgtttgtcttgtatgcaactgactcCAATTTGATCATCAACATCATATATGGTATACcgaagcacaaagccaagaatagtcCCGAAGCCTAGCTAAGGCCAAAATACCCACataaacacaacaaaagaaaaacaaaacaaaacaatcagcactgccaggaaaaaaaACAATCACCTTCTACAAATTAACTAATGAAACTAAGATAAATCAAGTAAACGTATGCATCTTTCTTCTATATCAGATATTATTGAAAACAACTCCTATTTCAACAAGACTATATAATAGTTAAGAGAATGAACTTTAAAGTCAGACAAaccaaaatcaagaaagaaaattagtactatttaataactgaataaaaattcttccaaatcatttgaaaaaagtttaaggaattttaaaattaaaattagagtcAGTTATGAAATTATAAATGCTGAAAAATTCTTACAAACTGAAGACAAAAACATGTTAAGAGAATCTACCAGCTAAAAATCCTCTCATcagaagaaataaatttctattacGGGATGTAACAGAAGCACTTATTTGATTATCTGAAAATAAATCTGATTAGCTAATTTCatgatctagatttttttttttccttcctagtTACAGGCTGCTACTTCCTCCCAGCTCCCAAGATATACACAGGATGATTAGAAGTCTGATCTGGCAGTCATGTGGAGTACAAACtgaatgaattaaagaaaaaagaaacatataaatgCTAAAATTATCTGCTATGATGAATACGGAAACTGCAAGGGAAAAAAGCACTGTTTTGTAAATAATCAAGaacaacttaaaatttattttggattcTAGAATAGATTTAGagtttttagaaacaaaatatacTTTGTATACATTGCTTTTCCTACCTACCTATAAAAATAACTGGGCGAGACAATTTAGTTCTATATTGTTTGATCTCAATTCCTAGTCTTTATTTAGCATTTCTATTGTTCTTACCAAATGTCAAGAATTCTGacatgtggggcccggagagatagcacagcggtgtttgccttgcaagcagccgatccaggacctaaggtggttggttcaaatcccggtgtcccatatggtcccctgtacctgccaggagctatttctgagcagacagccaggagtaaccctgagcatcaccgggtgtggcccaaaaaccaaaaaaaaaaaaaaaaaaaaaaaaagaattctgacaTGTAATCCAAATGGAATAGTGACCAACCACACTAATGACCTAGTTTGTTCCTTTCAGATAGCTGCCATAACCCATGGATGGTTTCCAAACTcattttgaagtataaaaattaaCCGATGATTCTTTCTCTGAAATAGAGATTCTAGAAAACAGTGGggttttttttcctattatttcttattatctCTGCAAAGAAAGCAACTACATATAATTGATCTGAATATATAGATAAAAGGAAATTAACAGTAAAACTCCAAAGAAAAACTGATTCAAGTTGGAAGTACCTGTCCATTTTTACCGAATTCTAGTTCCATGATGGCAACTGGGGTGTGTATTTGAGCTGAATGCCTTGATTGTGATTTGCCATCGActctccagctcagaccacgaaACCCATTGTCCCATCGGCTTTGGTTCATGAGACTCTCTCGGATTTTTGTCTTGTGGTTCTTCCAGAACTTGGAAATGACAGCAGCTTGTTCAGATGTGATCCCACCTTGCTTTTTGGTTTGAGCGGTCAAGAAGGCCTCCAGCTGGTTCGAATTCATGTCTGCTGATGCAATtgactataataaaatttaaaaaaatctgaaattaaTAACcactaaaaaaatactttttaactaTAGTTCCACTCCATTTTATTACTGTGAAAACTAGAAGGTCtgtttaggggccaaagcaatagcttGGCAGGtcgtgcatttgccttgcatgcggtagaccgattgatccctgacatccatatgtccccagactgccaggagtggcaaagtcaggagtaacctctgagcaccaccgggtgtggcccagaaacaaaaattaaaataaataaaaattactacacttgatcttagccaaaaggccaagaagcgataataaataaaaatcaaattaaaataaaataaatagggcccggagagatagcacagtggtgtttgccttgcaacagccgatccaggaccaaaggtggttggttcaaatcccggtgtcccatatggtcccccgtgcctgccaggagctatttctgagcagacagccaggagtaatccctgagcatcgccgggtgtggcccaaaagccaataaataaataaataaataagtaaataaataaaaggtcttTAGAAATCatagtaaaggggccagagagatagcagtagggtgtttgcttgcaagcagccaatcctggatgaacggtggtttgagtccaggcttaccatattatctcttgtgcctgccaggtgcacaaagccagaaataacccctgaacaccactcggtgtgaccccccccaaaaaaaaaaatcacagcaaagTGATAGTTCTGGCTTTTTTGGTTCTCATTTTCAAATTTAAGAAgactagaggggccggagagatagcatggaggtaaggcgtttgccttgcatgcagaaggtcggtggttcaaatcccagcatcccatatggtcccctgagcctgccaggaacgatttctgagcatagagccaggagtaacccctgagcactgccgggtgtgatccaaaaaccaaaaaaaaaaaaaaaaaaaaaaaaaggttttatatactaaaagtggttattttgggggggagggtcacacgggtggtgctcaggggttactcctggctctgcactcagaaattgttcttggcaggcgcaggggaccatatgggatgctgggattcaaacaactgtctgggtcggctgcgtgcaaggcaagcaccctactgctatgctatctctctagccctacacTAAAGGTTTTATTTCAGTGAAGAAATTTACTcttttggaagaaagaaaaagaaacttaactCTTCAGATTCAGCTTTGCTAAGAGCACAATAGGAgacaatatatcaaaaatatttactcCCTCCTCATTCTCATTCCTCACCCACCTCCCAACACACATTCAAGTCTCAGCCTGTCATTAAGCTTCCAGCCAATAGTCAGCATCATGTGTTAATGCAGCATTCTAGAAGATGTTCCTCCCATATTAAGGAAACAGACATTACATTGAGAGTTTTCACCTTGGAACTACAGTTTAAATTCatgaataaagtaataaaatagaacTGGAGACATAgaacaggaattaaggcacttgccttacatgcagcaaaaTCTAGTTTGATGTGAAACATCATATAAAACTGATTACCTCCTGTGCTCACTTCGACAACACATATACAGGACTAAAAAACTGATTACCTACAAGAGTTATACTGAGCAATCAGGAATAGCCCATGAACACTGTCCAATACAACCCAAACCAGATCCCCaagtaataacaataaaatagatttaaaaaactaatataaaaaaatttttatgaggctggagggatagcacagcagtagggcatttgccttgcacgtggctgacccaggacagacctgggttctatccccagagtcccatgtggtcccctgagccaggagtgatttctgagcgcatagccaggaataaacccctgagcatcaccaggtgtggcccccctcaaaaaattttttgcttATATAACTGCTCAATAAGTATCAAGTATTTTGAAATCACAggccaataaataaaaacagagattttttttgtatCAGCCCCAAAACATTGCAGTCCTAAATACTTCATTTCTTCATGTTGTTCGAGAAGAACAGTATTTAAAgctgacattaaaaataaactccaggggccagagagatagcatggaggtaaggcttttgtttgccttgcatccagaaggacagtggtttgaatcccaacatcccatatggtcccctgagcctgccaggagcgatttctgagtatggagacaggagtaaccgatgagcgctgccgggtgtgacccaaaatcaaacaaacaaaaaacctccatAAACTGTATGTTGACAATAAAGTAAGCTAGAAagatggaaaaaattttttttgttttttgggccacacctggtgatgctcaggggttactcctggctatgtgctcagaaattgttcctggcttgggggatcttatgggatgccaggggatcgaactgtggtccgtcctaggctggcaaatgcaaggcagatgccttacggcttgtgccaccacttggaccccgaaaatacattttttttaaagtttttggatcatacccagcaatgctcaaggattattactagatctatactcaggaatcactcctggcagtgctctgggaccatacaagatgccatggagagaaccagggtcagccaggcaaggcaaatactctacacaCTATAATATCTGTCTGGCCATGAAAAATGTTATTAAGTAAAtcataaggaagaaaaatatatttatagtactTAACTCTATcgatacattattaaaaatagttctaaacaaaaataaaaaatattttttgagggcccggagagatagcacagcagtgtttgcctgcaaacagccgatccaggaccaaaggtggttggttcaaatcccggtgtcccatatggtcccccgtgcctgccaggagctatttctgagcagacagccaggagtaacccctgagcactgccgggtgtgacccaaaaaccaaaaaaaaaaaaaaaaattttttttgagtcacagccggcagcgctcaggggttactcctggctccacgctcaaaaatcacccctggcaggctagggggaccatatgggatgccaggattcgaaccaccatccttctccatgtaaggcaaacaccttaccgctgtgctatctctccagtccccaaaataaaaatttttaaggtCCATGTGTCAGTGGATTCAAACCCATGCTGGTTGGAGGTAAATTTCTGTTGCAGAAGATATTCTAGGTTTTGGCTCTACTTGCTAACACCATGTAATCTATACCATTGAGTTTTCAATACTGTGTATCATCTTCTGATCTATGGTCTTAAAATGACTATCACATAAATCGCCTTTAAAGAGTTCATCTGGGTACAACAACTACAAGAAAGTctagaggggttggagtgatagcacagtgggtaggatatttgccttgcttgctgctgacccgagtttgatccccagcatcccatatggttccccaagtctgccgggagtgatttctgagtgcagaaccagaaataacccttgagtgccccaaggtgtggccccaaaacaaacaaaatctagagCAGTATGggccagtgatagtacagtgagtaaggcacttgccttgcatctggctgacccaggttcaatcctcaatatcccatatggtcccctgaactccaccaggagtgattcctgaactcagagttagaagtaatccctaagcactgctggatgtgctcacaaacaaaaacaaacacaaaaactagAGCCGCACTATCCATAGTCCACTGGACAGACCAGTGCTAATCCATGTTAGTCCAGAATGAGTTGATTctaaaaacaagagaaaacatttagaaacttttatgtgtgtgtttgtatgtccaGGATTCTAATCCACCGCCTCATACAAGGAAAGCATGGGCTCTGCCACTGAACTACATTGCTTGTCAACACTAAAAACTGTGATTTTTATgccattaatttaataataaaataattgaagcttttatttttatttatttttggtaaaacaataaaaattttttaaagaacacaatagatgggccagagagatagcatggaggtagggcatttgtcttgcatgcagaaggacgatggctcgaatccctgcatcccatattggtccccaagcctgccaggaacaatttctgagcgtagagccagaagtaacccctgagctctgccgggggtgacccaaacaccgggagggggggggggagaaagaagaaCACAATAGATACACTTTATAAAACTGGTCCTAAACAGACAGCCTTTAATAAGCTCTATTGTTGAAGACAGTTGCAAACTGCATTTGCAATGTAGGT
Coding sequences within:
- the COMMD1 gene encoding COMM domain-containing protein 1; its protein translation is MAGELEGCKPLSGLLSGLAQDAFHGHPGITEELLRTQLYPEVPPEEFRPFLAKMRGILKSIASADMNSNQLEAFLTAQTKKQGGITSEQAAVISKFWKNHKTKIRESLMNQSRWDNGFRGLSWRVDGKSQSRHSAQIHTPVAIMELEFGKNGQESEFLCLELDEVKVNQVLKKLSEVEESISTLMQAA